From a region of the Desmodus rotundus isolate HL8 chromosome 7, HLdesRot8A.1, whole genome shotgun sequence genome:
- the GSKIP gene encoding GSK3B-interacting protein, protein METDCKPMELSSMSGFDENAEINGFEGTDMKDMRLEAEAVVNDVLFAVNNMFVSKTLRCADDVAYINVETREGDRYCLELTEAGLKVVGYAFDQVDDHLHTPYHETVYSLLDTLSPAYRDAFGNALLQRLEALKRDGQS, encoded by the exons ATGGAAACCGACTGCAAGCCCATGGAGCTAAGCAGTATGTCAGGATTTGACGAAAATGCAGAAATTAATGGTTTTGAGGGAACGGATATGAAAGACATGAGGCTGGAAGCTGAAGCCGTAGTAAACGACGTTCTCTTCGCTGTGAACAACATGTTTGTCTCAAAAACCCTGCGCTGCGCCGACGACGTGGCCTACATCAACGTGGAGACGAGAGAGGGGGACAGGTACTgcctggagctcactgaagcGGGGCTCAAG GTGGTAGGCTATGCTTTTGACCAGGTGGATGATCACCTGCACACCCCTTACCATGAAACGGTCTACTCCCTGCTGGACACGCTCAGCCCTGCCTACCGGGATGCCTTCGGAAACGCACTCCTTCAAAGACTGGAAGCTTTGAAAAGAGACGGGCAGTCATGA